A single Hippopotamus amphibius kiboko isolate mHipAmp2 chromosome 5, mHipAmp2.hap2, whole genome shotgun sequence DNA region contains:
- the LIPK gene encoding lipase member K isoform X2, translating to MVMSSEFSGFLMEENVQEQGVRKENFLVGTKDVHIRNSCCLCFAAPKPVVYLQHGFIASASNWISNLPHNSLGFLLADAGYDVWMGNSRGNTWSRKHLKFSTKSPEYWAFSLDEMAKYDLPATINFIIEKTGQEQLYYVGHSQGTTIAFIAFSTNAELSKRIKIFFALAPVTTVKYTQNPMRKFTILSRQVFKVLFGDKMVYPHTFFNQIIATKVCNRKIFHHICSKFLFFLTGSDPNNLNMSRLDVYLSQNPAGTSVQNMLHWAQAVNSGQFQAFDWGTPEQNMMHFHQLTPPLYNVSKMEVPTAMWSGGQDIVADLKDVENLLPKIRRLVYYKLIPHYNHVDFYLGEDAPYEVYQDLIRLMQEYLQN from the exons ATGGTTATGTCCTCGGAGTTTTCAGGATTCCTCATGGAAGAAAATGTCCAAGAACAG GGAGTCAGGAAGGAGAATTTTCTTGTAGGCACCAAGGATGTTCATATAAGAAATTCTTGTTGCCTGTGTTTTGCAGCTCCAAAGCCTGTTGTGTATTTGCAGCATGGCTTTATTGCATCTGCCAGTAATTGGATTAGCAACCTGCCCCACAACAGCctgggcttcctgctggcagATGCTGGTTATGATGTATGGATGGGGAACAGCAGGGGAAATACCTGGTCCAGAAAACACTTGAAATTTTCAACCAAATCACCAGAATACTGGGCCTTCAG TTTGGATGAGATGGCTAAATATGACCTTCCAGCCACAATCAATTTTATCATAGAGAAAACTGGACAGGAGCAACTCTACTATGTGGGCCACTCCCAAGGCACCACCATTG CTTTCATAGCATTCTCTACTAATGCAGAGTTGTCTAAAAGGATTAAGATATTTTTTGCATTGGCTCCAGTCACTACCGTGAAATACACCCAAAATCCTATGAGAAAATTTACAATTCTTTCCAGACAAGTATTCAAG GTATTGTTCGGTGACAAGATGGTCTATCCTCACACGTTTTTTAACCAAATCATTGCCACCAAGGTGTGCAACCGGAAGATATTTCATCATATTTGCagcaaatttctattttttttgacTGGATCTGATCCAAATAACTTAAACATG AGTCGCTTGGATGTTTATTTGTCGCAGAACCCTGCAGGAACATCTGTTCAAAACATGCTGCACTGGGCCCAG GCTGTTAATTCTGGTCAGTTCCAAGCTTTTGATTGGGGAACGCCTGAACAGAACATGATGCACTTCCACCAG CTCACACCTCCCCTATACAACGTTTCTAAGATGGAAGTTCCAACAGCAATGTGGAGCGGTGGACAGGACATTGTGGCTGATCTCAAAGATGTTGAGAATTTACTCCCTAAAATTAGAAGGCTTGTCTATTACAAGTTGATTCCCCACTACAATCATGTGGATTTTTACCTTGGAGAGGATGCGCCCTATGAAGTTTACCAAGACCTAATTAGATTGATGCaagaatatttgcaaaattaa
- the LIPK gene encoding lipase member K isoform X1, translating into MWQLFVATCWMLLPGPIYGCQQEASTTNPEANMNISQIISYWGYPYEKYDIVTKDGYVLGVFRIPHGRKCPRTAPKPVVYLQHGFIASASNWISNLPHNSLGFLLADAGYDVWMGNSRGNTWSRKHLKFSTKSPEYWAFSLDEMAKYDLPATINFIIEKTGQEQLYYVGHSQGTTIAFIAFSTNAELSKRIKIFFALAPVTTVKYTQNPMRKFTILSRQVFKVLFGDKMVYPHTFFNQIIATKVCNRKIFHHICSKFLFFLTGSDPNNLNMSRLDVYLSQNPAGTSVQNMLHWAQAVNSGQFQAFDWGTPEQNMMHFHQLTPPLYNVSKMEVPTAMWSGGQDIVADLKDVENLLPKIRRLVYYKLIPHYNHVDFYLGEDAPYEVYQDLIRLMQEYLQN; encoded by the exons ATGTGGCAGCTTTTCGTAGCAACATGCTGGATGCTTCTTCCTGGGCCTATATATGGTTGTCAACAGGAAGCAAGTACAACGAATCCTGAAGCTAATATGAATATT AGCCAGATTATTTCCTACTGGGGTTATCCTTATGAAAAATATGACATTGTGACAAAAGATGGTTATGTCCTCGGAGTTTTCAGGATTCCTCATGGAAGAAAATGTCCAAGAACAG CTCCAAAGCCTGTTGTGTATTTGCAGCATGGCTTTATTGCATCTGCCAGTAATTGGATTAGCAACCTGCCCCACAACAGCctgggcttcctgctggcagATGCTGGTTATGATGTATGGATGGGGAACAGCAGGGGAAATACCTGGTCCAGAAAACACTTGAAATTTTCAACCAAATCACCAGAATACTGGGCCTTCAG TTTGGATGAGATGGCTAAATATGACCTTCCAGCCACAATCAATTTTATCATAGAGAAAACTGGACAGGAGCAACTCTACTATGTGGGCCACTCCCAAGGCACCACCATTG CTTTCATAGCATTCTCTACTAATGCAGAGTTGTCTAAAAGGATTAAGATATTTTTTGCATTGGCTCCAGTCACTACCGTGAAATACACCCAAAATCCTATGAGAAAATTTACAATTCTTTCCAGACAAGTATTCAAG GTATTGTTCGGTGACAAGATGGTCTATCCTCACACGTTTTTTAACCAAATCATTGCCACCAAGGTGTGCAACCGGAAGATATTTCATCATATTTGCagcaaatttctattttttttgacTGGATCTGATCCAAATAACTTAAACATG AGTCGCTTGGATGTTTATTTGTCGCAGAACCCTGCAGGAACATCTGTTCAAAACATGCTGCACTGGGCCCAG GCTGTTAATTCTGGTCAGTTCCAAGCTTTTGATTGGGGAACGCCTGAACAGAACATGATGCACTTCCACCAG CTCACACCTCCCCTATACAACGTTTCTAAGATGGAAGTTCCAACAGCAATGTGGAGCGGTGGACAGGACATTGTGGCTGATCTCAAAGATGTTGAGAATTTACTCCCTAAAATTAGAAGGCTTGTCTATTACAAGTTGATTCCCCACTACAATCATGTGGATTTTTACCTTGGAGAGGATGCGCCCTATGAAGTTTACCAAGACCTAATTAGATTGATGCaagaatatttgcaaaattaa